From Halobacteriovorax sp. GB3, a single genomic window includes:
- a CDS encoding LysE family translocator produces the protein MNIFSLLGVMALAQFSPGPDMALLLRNVLSQGKGRSLVTVLGIVAGLSIHFSLCSLGLASLLKVNESLFLAIKVIGCLYLIYLGISGLLAKVSQNGQIEEKNQISYMKAFTQGFVCNVLNPKATMFVLSVFTALAGDGLETKTLFFYSGLLLLEALVLWSVFVLFVSRKEVIGKIKKIEAHIAKVLSLILIILGGLGIYEGFF, from the coding sequence ATGAATATTTTTAGTTTGTTAGGTGTAATGGCCCTTGCTCAATTCAGTCCTGGTCCAGATATGGCGCTTCTTCTTAGAAATGTTCTTTCTCAGGGAAAGGGACGCTCTCTTGTTACAGTACTTGGAATCGTTGCCGGATTATCAATTCATTTTTCCTTGTGCTCTTTAGGTCTTGCTAGCTTACTCAAAGTTAATGAATCTTTATTTTTGGCCATCAAAGTCATAGGATGCCTCTACCTTATTTATCTTGGTATATCAGGTCTTCTCGCCAAAGTGTCACAGAACGGTCAAATTGAAGAAAAAAATCAGATTAGTTATATGAAGGCCTTCACACAAGGCTTTGTTTGTAATGTTCTCAATCCAAAGGCCACGATGTTTGTGCTTAGTGTTTTTACAGCGCTTGCAGGAGATGGACTAGAGACGAAGACTCTTTTTTTCTACTCGGGACTTCTATTGCTTGAAGCCTTGGTTCTTTGGTCAGTATTTGTACTTTTTGTTAGTCGGAAAGAAGTGATTGGGAAGATTAAAAAAATTGAGGCCCATATTGCAAAAGTGCTGAGCCTCATCTTGATTATTTTAGGTGGTCTTGGAATTTACGAAGGATTCTTTTAG
- a CDS encoding glutathione S-transferase family protein — protein sequence MKIYGSTTSPYVRRLRLLLEGQSYQFHKVNLMDEKDRKLLADLGPIKKVPILEDGETVLYESRVIFNYLQQKLAITKNESEKENTLSIIDALSDSLVIILQLKWSDVPFDESKLIFKLQKERIIQSLEVLEEMVSLGKFSAWDYQAMCLYCLIDWILFREVWNLTEYESLQKFHATHREKEVCQMTDPRL from the coding sequence ATGAAAATTTACGGATCGACAACTTCACCCTATGTGAGACGATTGCGCCTTCTTTTGGAGGGACAGAGCTATCAATTTCACAAGGTGAACCTTATGGATGAGAAGGATCGAAAATTATTGGCAGATCTTGGGCCTATTAAAAAAGTACCTATTCTTGAAGACGGTGAGACTGTTCTCTATGAATCACGAGTGATCTTTAATTATTTGCAACAAAAGCTAGCTATAACAAAGAATGAGAGCGAAAAAGAAAATACTCTATCAATAATTGATGCTCTTAGTGACTCTCTGGTTATTATTTTACAGTTGAAATGGTCTGATGTTCCCTTTGATGAATCGAAGCTCATCTTCAAATTACAAAAAGAGAGAATTATTCAATCTCTTGAAGTGTTAGAGGAAATGGTTTCTCTTGGAAAATTCTCTGCGTGGGATTATCAAGCGATGTGCCTTTATTGTCTGATCGACTGGATTCTCTTTAGAGAGGTGTGGAACCTGACTGAGTATGAATCGTTACAAAAATTTCATGCGACTCATCGTGAAAAAGAGGTCTGCCAAATGACAGACCCTAGATTGTAA
- a CDS encoding SRPBCC family protein, whose translation MGHVLTIERTFRTDHHKLFLDFVDPRKIEHWFYEEDYWTAQAEVDLKIRGKYRIEMVTDIGNSFVHYGEFLEFNPAHTKLKFTWNSGVVENTIVDIEFRDLARARSMIRIHHGMFESESSRDKHELIWNKCLDHLEKYVENPTPFPIYQDPDYKDSDDFEETRAS comes from the coding sequence ATGGGGCACGTCTTAACAATAGAAAGAACGTTTAGAACTGACCATCATAAGCTCTTTTTGGACTTCGTTGATCCTAGAAAAATTGAACACTGGTTTTATGAGGAAGATTATTGGACAGCTCAAGCAGAGGTCGATCTAAAAATAAGAGGGAAGTACCGAATTGAAATGGTGACAGATATTGGAAACTCTTTTGTTCATTATGGAGAGTTTTTAGAATTTAATCCCGCTCATACCAAATTAAAATTTACTTGGAATTCTGGTGTTGTTGAAAACACTATTGTCGATATCGAATTTCGAGATCTTGCTAGAGCACGTTCGATGATTCGCATCCATCATGGGATGTTTGAAAGTGAAAGCTCTCGCGACAAGCATGAGTTAATTTGGAATAAGTGCCTTGATCATTTAGAGAAATATGTAGAAAATCCTACACCTTTTCCCATTTATCAAGACCCTGATTACAAAGACTCAGACGATTTTGAAGAAACTCGAGCTAGTTGA
- a CDS encoding acetyl-CoA hydrolase/transferase family protein yields MKKLSDQKELHGIIPNDARIFVQGGAATPTELLDSLVGIEKQIELIHIHTENDYRELAQDLGENLRITSLFCGSNVRRLLNYDNIDYSPCFLSEGSYILKNSEKSVDIAFIQVSSPDRHGYCSLGVSVDITLGALKAAKKVVALINKQMPRVHGDGFIHTSQIDFYTEIDRPIQEVLCTGLSETELAIGKRVAEIVEDGSTIQVGIGNVPNAVCHFLKDHKDLGVHSEMWSDGILELLKSGAVTNSKKKVYPGKTVSGFVMGSKELYDFIDDNPSIIQLSASFVNDPAIIKKNPKVVAINSAVEIDLTGQICADSVGSRIISGVGGQMDFMRGAFLSEGGKPITVITSKSVKGFSKIVPKLRQGAGVVTTRAHAHYIVTEYGVADLFGKTLNQRAKELIKISHPDDREELDRAWFDIKKSIIS; encoded by the coding sequence ATGAAGAAATTATCAGATCAAAAGGAATTGCACGGTATTATTCCAAATGATGCCAGAATTTTTGTTCAAGGAGGAGCTGCAACACCAACTGAACTGCTTGACTCTCTCGTTGGTATTGAAAAACAAATAGAGCTTATACATATCCACACAGAAAATGACTATCGTGAACTCGCTCAAGACCTAGGAGAAAACCTTCGTATAACAAGTTTGTTCTGTGGATCAAATGTAAGAAGACTTCTTAACTATGATAACATCGACTACTCTCCTTGCTTTCTCTCTGAGGGAAGTTATATTTTAAAAAATAGTGAAAAGTCCGTCGATATAGCTTTTATTCAAGTATCTTCTCCTGACCGCCATGGATATTGTTCTCTTGGTGTCAGTGTAGACATTACCCTAGGGGCATTAAAAGCAGCTAAAAAGGTTGTCGCTCTTATCAATAAGCAAATGCCTAGAGTTCACGGAGATGGATTTATTCATACTTCTCAAATTGATTTCTATACAGAGATTGATCGTCCAATTCAAGAAGTTCTCTGCACAGGACTGAGTGAAACGGAATTGGCCATTGGAAAACGTGTCGCTGAGATTGTTGAAGATGGCTCGACAATTCAAGTAGGAATTGGAAATGTACCGAACGCAGTTTGCCACTTTCTTAAAGATCACAAAGATTTAGGTGTTCATTCAGAAATGTGGTCTGATGGTATTTTAGAACTACTAAAATCTGGTGCTGTCACAAATTCAAAAAAGAAAGTCTATCCAGGAAAAACGGTATCGGGCTTTGTTATGGGCTCTAAAGAGCTTTATGATTTTATCGACGACAATCCATCTATCATTCAGCTTTCAGCATCTTTTGTTAACGATCCTGCAATCATTAAGAAAAATCCTAAAGTCGTTGCGATTAACTCAGCTGTTGAAATCGATCTGACTGGTCAAATTTGCGCTGACAGTGTTGGATCGAGAATCATTTCTGGAGTTGGTGGACAGATGGACTTCATGAGAGGAGCTTTTCTTTCTGAAGGAGGTAAACCAATCACAGTTATCACATCTAAATCAGTAAAAGGATTTTCAAAAATCGTTCCAAAACTCAGACAAGGAGCTGGCGTTGTCACTACTCGCGCCCATGCTCACTACATTGTTACTGAATATGGTGTCGCTGATCTCTTTGGAAAAACTCTCAATCAAAGAGCAAAAGAGCTTATAAAAATCTCTCACCCTGACGATCGAGAGGAACTCGATCGTGCATGGTTTGATATAAAAAAATCAATTATCTCTTAA
- a CDS encoding MFS transporter produces the protein MNKAYLFLAYGAIFALSLLDNGRGPAYPSILKDFHLETSKGALIFSLASFSGLILNFTSRYWLGFLGPIKATRYSLALLGMSGILYWYSGQSHQFPLLILASVLLGVGLAICTITMNILVASGSNEKNRRKLFAGLHSVYGATSFAAPFILTFFISNSLTWKEYFLVVSLAAFVVLFISFFLNGLKKIKINKSPLKKSVPLSERFFFGVMLASYVSAEILISSRLPYVLEKAYQFTPNQAAFSISCFFAFLGLGRLSFSFINLRYSSGSILVFSLITSLTSFLLGFLISPYFYVLIGLFQSYFFPVAMNYISEIYQDRSEYMTTAVMTFIGVGLSFTHYIFGISNEILGTKISFVLVFFLFTLSLSLLLKINRQLARVSSKSSESL, from the coding sequence ATGAATAAAGCCTACCTCTTCTTGGCCTACGGTGCAATTTTTGCTCTTAGCCTTCTCGACAATGGTCGAGGACCAGCTTACCCTTCAATTCTTAAAGACTTTCATCTTGAAACCTCTAAAGGGGCCCTCATTTTTTCATTGGCCAGCTTTTCTGGACTCATTCTCAATTTCACGAGTCGTTATTGGCTAGGATTTCTTGGTCCAATTAAGGCAACGAGATACTCATTGGCCCTACTAGGTATGAGTGGAATTCTCTATTGGTATAGTGGGCAGTCACATCAATTCCCTCTTCTCATTCTCGCCTCTGTTCTTTTGGGAGTAGGCCTTGCCATTTGTACAATTACAATGAATATCCTTGTTGCCAGTGGAAGTAATGAGAAGAATAGAAGAAAGCTTTTTGCCGGACTTCATTCTGTCTATGGAGCAACTTCTTTTGCAGCTCCTTTCATTCTAACTTTTTTTATTAGTAACTCTCTCACATGGAAAGAATACTTTCTTGTCGTTAGTCTCGCCGCTTTTGTGGTTTTATTTATCAGCTTCTTTTTGAATGGATTGAAAAAGATTAAGATCAATAAGTCTCCATTAAAAAAGTCTGTCCCTCTTAGCGAAAGGTTTTTCTTTGGAGTCATGCTAGCAAGTTATGTGAGTGCAGAAATTCTTATTTCATCAAGACTTCCCTATGTTTTAGAGAAAGCTTACCAATTCACACCAAACCAAGCGGCCTTTTCGATAAGCTGTTTCTTTGCTTTTTTAGGTCTGGGGAGACTTTCTTTTAGTTTTATCAATCTGCGCTACAGCAGTGGCTCTATATTAGTTTTTTCTCTGATAACGAGTCTGACATCTTTTCTTCTTGGTTTCTTAATCTCACCGTATTTCTACGTTCTCATAGGTCTTTTTCAGAGTTACTTTTTTCCAGTGGCCATGAATTACATAAGTGAAATTTATCAAGATAGAAGTGAATACATGACAACAGCAGTCATGACCTTCATTGGTGTGGGACTTAGTTTTACTCACTACATCTTTGGAATTAGTAACGAGATCCTCGGAACAAAAATATCTTTTGTTCTCGTCTTTTTTCTCTTTACCCTATCCTTGAGCTTACTTCTTAAAATTAATCGTCAACTAGCTCGAGTTTCTTCAAAATCGTCTGAGTCTTTGTAA
- a CDS encoding DUF4423 domain-containing protein, producing the protein MTQEHLNFRTLEVYNFSNYREFLISACMPNGLYSHSSNNLASWAKRLGYKSPSSLSMVLKGQRHPSKDMMKALCELLALDEEQSRYFGLLVELEKTKERSLDFSKIQEEIHEIQKKNTSFNISLKEFSLISEWYYIAIKQLINTGEFINDLVWIEKRLKKKVSKVQIKKAINDLLELGYITKTEDGNLKISAQRIITTQDVPSKTIQIHHKEMLLQALDSLDEESCNRRQFSSLTLCFDEERAKEAKDEIHAFIKEFNNKFASGENRNEVYQLGFQFFPHTKPILKH; encoded by the coding sequence ATGACACAAGAACACTTAAATTTTAGGACATTAGAGGTTTATAACTTCTCTAACTATAGAGAGTTTCTCATTAGTGCCTGTATGCCTAATGGACTCTATAGCCATAGTTCAAATAATCTAGCATCTTGGGCCAAAAGACTTGGTTACAAATCCCCTAGTTCTCTTTCGATGGTCTTAAAAGGACAAAGACATCCAAGTAAAGACATGATGAAAGCGCTCTGTGAGTTACTTGCTCTAGATGAAGAGCAATCTCGCTACTTTGGTCTTCTCGTAGAACTAGAAAAGACCAAAGAAAGATCACTTGATTTCTCTAAAATTCAAGAAGAGATTCATGAAATCCAAAAGAAAAATACTTCTTTTAATATTTCTCTCAAAGAATTCTCATTGATTAGTGAATGGTACTATATTGCAATCAAGCAGCTAATCAATACAGGTGAATTTATTAATGACTTAGTGTGGATTGAAAAGAGACTTAAAAAGAAAGTTTCTAAGGTTCAAATTAAAAAGGCCATTAATGATCTCTTAGAACTTGGGTACATTACCAAAACGGAAGATGGAAATCTTAAAATTAGTGCTCAAAGAATTATCACGACACAAGATGTTCCATCAAAAACAATTCAGATCCATCATAAAGAAATGCTTCTTCAAGCATTAGACTCTCTCGATGAAGAGTCGTGCAATAGAAGGCAATTTTCATCTTTAACTCTTTGCTTTGATGAAGAAAGAGCGAAGGAAGCAAAAGATGAAATCCATGCATTCATTAAAGAATTTAATAATAAATTTGCAAGTGGTGAAAATAGAAATGAGGTTTATCAACTAGGATTTCAATTTTTTCCACACACTAAACCCATTTTAAAACACTAG
- a CDS encoding DUF481 domain-containing protein, whose translation MRRLLLIALFISPLAQAEFHNEAEVGLVNTSGNSQLETYNLISKNSYEKNLHKIKFGGHYTYGTSEGVLSSRNWDIHTNYVYRFSKRVGLLLGEIIEGDKFAGIETSYNTDVGSNIILHKSDKHSVESEVAYRYTVEKRFEQAKEYFNKALLQASYKFDYNKTTSFETKVEYVPNFDESKDWQLNVLSSFRNTINSMFSLKVTYEWKKDNLPTEGATAYDRKITTSLIATF comes from the coding sequence ATGAGACGTCTGTTACTCATCGCACTTTTTATTAGTCCATTAGCTCAAGCTGAATTTCATAATGAAGCTGAAGTAGGACTTGTTAATACAAGTGGTAATTCACAACTTGAAACATACAATCTTATTTCTAAGAACTCTTATGAGAAGAATCTACATAAGATTAAATTTGGAGGACACTACACTTACGGGACTTCTGAAGGTGTTTTAAGTTCAAGAAATTGGGATATTCATACAAATTATGTCTATCGTTTCTCTAAAAGGGTTGGTCTTCTTCTCGGAGAAATTATTGAAGGTGATAAATTCGCTGGTATAGAAACAAGCTACAACACAGATGTCGGTTCGAATATTATTTTACACAAATCAGACAAACATTCTGTTGAATCAGAAGTTGCCTATCGATATACTGTTGAAAAACGCTTTGAACAAGCTAAAGAATATTTCAACAAGGCCCTCTTACAAGCTTCTTATAAATTTGATTATAATAAGACGACTTCATTTGAAACGAAGGTCGAATATGTTCCAAACTTTGATGAAAGCAAAGACTGGCAACTCAATGTCCTCTCTAGTTTTAGAAATACAATCAACTCGATGTTTTCTCTAAAAGTTACATACGAATGGAAAAAAGATAATCTTCCAACAGAAGGTGCAACAGCTTACGACAGAAAGATAACGACAAGCCTTATTGCAACTTTCTAA
- a CDS encoding U32 family peptidase — MKKEKKSELLLPVGNIDMARAAIHNGADAIYLGMPGFNARGRTVDHSINDLKEIVDLCHLYGVKVHLAFNILIFQNELEKAKETLLKVLPLGIDAFIVQDLGLVQLIKAISPQQVIHASTQMTVTNSEAIELLHDLDIKRFVLGRENSLKEIKEIRGKTQKELEVFVHGALCVAYSGQCFTSESIGGRSANRGQCAQSCRFEYEMIVDGKKKDLIDKNYLVSPQDLCGINELPELIEMGVESFKVEGRLKSPSFVATAAKSYKEVINDQYNPESLKKSIEEMAISYSRGFFSGWLHGVDHQQLVDGSYGSNRGLKLGQVLNKTRNTLIIGSQRNILKGEGLLFTAFENGKKRELGAKVFDVKILNQSKYELSFSKDFDLRKIQVNDTVYLTSSPQLEKETVKSFESRDFWKRIPLSIEFLAEVSKKASLTIQDDLGNTITVLSESPLEEAKSEIDLNKSKKTLSALSQSAYELKEIEIITNKTQPFLNNKELKVLRRKAIEQLNQKRIDRQITFYQDYEIARNREIKSYEKNLSKLNILVREPLQAEKLIEFLATTDKETRQIDSIILDYEFSKFLSGTIELFKEKLSNSDIKCAIATTRILKPKEYHHLNHILRLNPDFVLVRNLGAISYLKKNNPELPLRGDFSLNVANALSANYLLSKGLESLSVSYDLNEAQLLSMLKEGPAENLELTIHQYMPSFHMEHCVFAAFLSNGSSFRDCGKPCEKHKMELKDQFGNSHYIKVDQECRNTMFNATSQSASGLLNTVLPYGLHQFRIEALHESGEELIKKIESYIDFFEDRIEERELMSSINSMEKYGLSTGQLLKNDSYRDKKKGMNKYE, encoded by the coding sequence ATGAAAAAAGAGAAGAAATCTGAGTTACTATTGCCTGTTGGAAATATCGACATGGCCAGAGCTGCCATCCACAATGGAGCAGATGCCATCTATCTTGGAATGCCAGGATTCAACGCTCGTGGACGAACAGTTGACCATAGTATTAATGATCTAAAAGAGATCGTCGACCTGTGCCACCTCTACGGAGTGAAAGTTCATCTCGCTTTCAATATTCTCATTTTTCAAAACGAATTAGAAAAGGCGAAGGAAACTCTTTTAAAAGTTCTGCCTCTTGGAATTGATGCCTTTATTGTTCAAGACCTTGGTCTCGTTCAACTAATTAAGGCCATTTCCCCCCAACAAGTAATTCACGCATCGACTCAAATGACCGTAACAAATAGTGAGGCCATTGAATTACTTCATGACCTAGATATCAAACGCTTTGTGCTTGGTCGTGAAAACTCTCTTAAAGAGATAAAGGAAATTCGTGGCAAGACTCAAAAAGAACTAGAAGTTTTTGTTCACGGTGCCCTCTGTGTTGCTTACTCTGGTCAATGCTTTACTTCGGAAAGTATTGGTGGACGTTCGGCCAATAGAGGCCAATGTGCTCAGAGTTGTCGCTTTGAATACGAAATGATTGTCGATGGAAAGAAGAAAGATCTCATTGATAAGAATTATCTTGTTTCACCACAGGATCTCTGTGGAATAAATGAGCTTCCAGAGCTCATTGAAATGGGTGTAGAGTCATTCAAAGTTGAAGGGCGATTAAAGTCGCCAAGCTTTGTGGCAACAGCGGCAAAGTCGTATAAAGAAGTAATTAATGACCAATACAATCCTGAATCGCTAAAGAAGAGTATTGAAGAAATGGCCATTTCCTACTCGAGAGGATTCTTCAGTGGTTGGCTGCATGGGGTCGATCATCAGCAATTAGTAGATGGAAGCTACGGCAGTAATAGAGGGTTGAAATTAGGTCAGGTTTTAAATAAAACGAGAAATACACTCATCATTGGTTCTCAAAGGAATATCCTAAAAGGCGAAGGTCTTCTTTTTACTGCCTTTGAAAATGGAAAAAAAAGAGAACTTGGAGCGAAGGTTTTTGACGTAAAAATTCTCAATCAATCTAAGTATGAGCTAAGTTTTTCAAAAGATTTTGACTTAAGAAAAATCCAAGTAAACGATACCGTCTATCTAACCTCTTCGCCTCAACTAGAAAAAGAAACTGTAAAGAGCTTTGAATCAAGAGATTTTTGGAAGAGAATTCCACTTTCAATTGAATTTTTGGCAGAAGTTTCAAAGAAAGCGAGTTTAACAATCCAAGACGACCTAGGGAACACAATCACAGTCCTTAGTGAATCTCCTCTTGAAGAAGCTAAATCAGAAATTGATCTCAATAAGTCAAAAAAAACCCTTAGTGCCCTTTCTCAAAGTGCCTATGAGTTGAAAGAAATTGAAATCATAACAAACAAGACACAACCTTTCTTAAACAACAAAGAGCTCAAAGTGTTGCGAAGAAAGGCCATAGAACAGTTAAATCAGAAGAGAATCGATCGCCAGATCACTTTCTATCAAGATTATGAGATTGCACGAAATAGAGAGATAAAAAGTTATGAAAAGAATCTCTCCAAACTCAATATTCTTGTTAGAGAACCTCTTCAAGCAGAGAAATTAATTGAATTTTTAGCAACCACAGACAAAGAGACAAGACAGATCGATTCCATCATACTCGATTATGAATTTTCAAAATTTCTTAGTGGTACAATAGAGCTTTTCAAAGAGAAGCTTTCAAACTCTGATATAAAATGCGCTATTGCAACAACAAGAATTTTAAAACCAAAAGAGTACCATCACCTCAATCATATTCTCAGACTTAATCCAGACTTTGTTCTTGTGAGAAATTTAGGTGCTATTTCCTACTTGAAAAAGAATAATCCAGAGTTACCTCTAAGAGGAGACTTTAGCTTAAATGTCGCCAATGCTCTAAGTGCCAATTACCTTCTTTCAAAAGGACTCGAATCACTCTCTGTCAGTTATGATCTCAATGAGGCCCAGCTTCTATCGATGCTAAAAGAAGGCCCTGCAGAAAATTTAGAATTAACTATTCACCAATATATGCCAAGTTTTCATATGGAACACTGTGTATTTGCCGCTTTTTTAAGTAATGGCTCTAGCTTTAGAGATTGTGGAAAGCCATGTGAAAAGCACAAAATGGAATTAAAAGATCAATTTGGAAATTCACATTATATTAAAGTTGATCAAGAGTGCCGTAACACAATGTTCAATGCTACTTCACAGTCTGCTTCAGGACTTTTAAATACAGTCCTTCCCTACGGATTACACCAATTTAGAATTGAAGCTCTTCATGAATCAGGTGAAGAATTAATTAAAAAAATCGAAAGCTATATCGATTTTTTTGAAGATCGTATTGAAGAGAGAGAATTAATGAGTTCAATCAACAGTATGGAAAAATATGGACTTTCAACAGGTCAATTATTAAAGAACGATAGCTATAGAGACAAGAAAAAGGGTATGAATAAATATGAATAA
- a CDS encoding alpha/beta fold hydrolase, with the protein MKNLLFIHGGPGLNSHADERMIESKFRSNDLRITFWNEPSEIRDEVKEVSFDIAIESLVKEFQQFQNPPVLIAHSFGAQYALALIKKLGLKNQKVIYICPDLEPLNTDLNIIKLAKDHFEREDKDKYDQLQQLTQSFTRSFDEIRIQALGIVGTYQELFLNYWVNKDVMAAYYSFLTDEYSFNINSYLAIRASAPLELIENFDEKNSLVLYSIHDPIINLNRNLDFKLIKESGHYPHIEAPDQIIEITKIFLS; encoded by the coding sequence ATGAAGAATCTACTATTTATCCATGGCGGACCAGGTCTTAATTCACATGCAGATGAGAGAATGATCGAATCGAAGTTTCGATCTAACGATCTTAGAATCACTTTTTGGAATGAGCCCTCTGAAATAAGAGATGAAGTCAAGGAAGTTTCATTCGACATCGCCATCGAAAGTCTAGTTAAGGAGTTTCAACAATTTCAAAATCCTCCAGTTCTTATTGCCCACTCTTTTGGTGCTCAATATGCACTGGCACTCATTAAGAAATTGGGTCTTAAAAACCAAAAAGTCATCTACATCTGTCCCGACCTAGAACCGTTAAATACAGACTTAAATATTATTAAGCTCGCAAAAGATCATTTTGAGCGAGAAGACAAAGATAAGTATGATCAATTACAACAACTAACTCAAAGTTTTACTAGAAGTTTTGATGAAATAAGAATTCAAGCACTAGGAATAGTTGGAACTTACCAAGAGCTCTTTCTCAACTATTGGGTAAATAAAGATGTTATGGCCGCTTACTATTCTTTTCTCACTGATGAGTATAGTTTTAATATCAATTCCTACTTGGCCATCAGGGCCTCAGCTCCCCTAGAGCTCATAGAAAATTTTGATGAGAAGAACTCTCTTGTTCTCTATTCGATACACGACCCCATCATTAACCTAAACCGTAATCTAGATTTCAAACTTATCAAAGAGTCAGGTCACTATCCTCACATAGAAGCTCCAGATCAAATAATTGAAATCACTAAAATTTTTCTTTCATAA
- a CDS encoding glutathione S-transferase family protein: protein MHKLKLISFELCPYVQRSTITLLFKNIHHEVEYIDLQNKPQWFLKLSPTGKVPVLCIDNDVLFESSVINEYIDDITGSNLLPQDAFKRAKARSWIEYNGDLTGLCFQIMMAKSEKEVQEKTHQLKSKLSWLEMAANSRETFLEDGFSLVDSSLIPLLQRIHFLDNTYSTDILRHYPKLNDIYTYQKEKPYVLKSNPEQFEQKMKSYIDRASVYFSKN from the coding sequence ATGCATAAATTGAAACTTATAAGTTTTGAACTTTGTCCCTATGTTCAAAGGTCAACAATCACACTACTTTTTAAAAACATCCACCACGAAGTTGAATATATTGATCTTCAAAATAAACCGCAATGGTTTTTAAAGCTTTCGCCAACAGGAAAAGTTCCAGTACTTTGTATTGATAATGACGTCCTCTTTGAGTCATCAGTTATTAATGAATATATCGACGATATAACTGGCTCAAACCTTCTTCCCCAAGATGCCTTTAAAAGAGCAAAGGCCAGATCTTGGATAGAATACAACGGAGACTTAACAGGACTTTGTTTTCAAATCATGATGGCAAAAAGTGAAAAAGAAGTACAAGAAAAGACTCATCAATTAAAGTCTAAACTTTCATGGCTTGAAATGGCGGCTAACTCTAGAGAAACATTTTTAGAAGATGGATTTTCTCTCGTGGATTCTTCACTCATTCCCCTTCTTCAGAGAATTCATTTTTTAGACAACACTTACTCTACTGATATTCTCAGACATTATCCGAAGCTCAATGACATCTACACTTACCAAAAAGAAAAGCCTTATGTGCTTAAAAGCAACCCTGAACAATTTGAGCAAAAGATGAAAAGCTATATCGATAGGGCCTCTGTCTACTTTTCGAAAAACTAG
- a CDS encoding class I SAM-dependent methyltransferase has protein sequence MRSPNYIMDKSEEYSRLEKQSLIDGYCYKEELRNFSLRNKKKILDAGCGTGMVSRYLESTLPNSEIHACDFSELRLKQAQNTDPNSRINYFHSDLLKIDQPDHSYDFIFCRFVYEYLSHPVEVTEEFRRVLNPNGQICLVDTDGCFINLWSENAELQSYIETLRRNLTVDLFAGRKLSIYLKKAGFKNIKWTMTSHTFQGIQRQLELENNIQRLHLAKEELTSALGSHEDYERFCKLYIEEQKKDESTLFLNKFIASATF, from the coding sequence ATGCGTTCACCAAATTACATTATGGATAAGAGTGAAGAGTATTCTCGACTTGAGAAACAAAGTCTTATCGACGGTTATTGCTACAAAGAAGAACTTAGAAACTTTTCTCTAAGAAACAAGAAAAAGATTTTAGATGCAGGCTGTGGTACAGGAATGGTCTCACGCTATTTAGAATCAACTCTACCCAACTCAGAAATTCATGCCTGCGACTTTTCCGAGCTCAGATTGAAGCAAGCTCAAAATACAGATCCAAATTCTAGGATTAACTACTTCCATAGTGATCTATTAAAAATAGATCAACCCGACCATTCTTATGATTTTATTTTTTGCCGCTTTGTTTATGAATACCTCAGTCACCCTGTTGAGGTAACAGAAGAGTTTAGACGAGTCCTAAATCCAAATGGTCAGATTTGCCTTGTCGATACTGATGGCTGCTTTATCAACCTTTGGAGTGAAAATGCTGAACTTCAATCTTATATTGAAACACTCAGAAGAAATCTGACAGTCGATCTCTTTGCTGGAAGAAAATTATCAATTTACTTAAAAAAAGCAGGATTTAAAAATATTAAATGGACCATGACATCTCACACCTTCCAAGGGATTCAGCGACAACTAGAACTTGAAAATAATATTCAAAGACTTCATCTCGCAAAAGAAGAATTAACATCAGCACTTGGTTCCCATGAAGACTATGAACGTTTTTGCAAACTCTATATTGAGGAACAAAAGAAGGATGAGTCCACTCTCTTTCTTAATAAATTTATTGCTTCAGCAACTTTCTAA